In Cyclopterus lumpus isolate fCycLum1 chromosome 17, fCycLum1.pri, whole genome shotgun sequence, a genomic segment contains:
- the LOC117746024 gene encoding nucleolar protein dao-5-like isoform X6 has product MEASRIKPEVKKKPKPPKPPPKPTEVKRNDPERWEKPTPLLPERPTDAELFPTQYRLKRAENNEVNGNMIQTPPVPPRPSEKELKVTSRYSQHKRSKSDVPSDEADFKPSDQSVNAGMFGRSQKEKAPSFTSYMSQYDEDRTDDVPAKHTPGSKPGGLKGVMKGWQIKSSPKASREPSPDPSAEEAGSEKEQPAEKNKRDKNAEPKPDIGGLIAGMFRKTPKEKSSSSSPAVTVSRAEGDPGDDEVPGDDEEKQGFSSGTPKTSNKTDDTPAAQDNLSVRGELSASNDSLSENGNKKEKGGIFSGMFKKMTTEADQLSLNDDLSDSNEDLSENAKENGGFFRGILRKSAKIPAEGTPEQDKQTKPHDENNGTKQEKGGAFGGIFKKSPKLSEAPRLEEGAESLHGELSASTDSLSENTEKGGLFSGLLRKNPKSTGEENLPAQKALSGSSDSLSEAGNTKEKGGAFSGLFKKSPRPADGPPTEEETQDDELSGSSEALNAKDKGGIFSGIFKKSPKPAEAARPQEDESPDGDRSTSTENKPEKAGRLFSGRLKKTPKPSKERPESPEREAQKEREAQKEREAQKEREALKELSSSDDQLAESATATTVATATTTKEKNIFSNMFKKPQKPAEDSAADEEPELNADRRLSGSCENLSDGVPKEKKAGLAGIFKRSVSIDDLFDEEKGGLFSGLIKKTAKASADEAAEDKDDHKEPSASNDNLFESSNAKEKSIFSGMFKKTHKPAEGTTTDEESSDDKKSSASRENLLDAHASKEKTGGLAGIFKKSPKLTPRSAANQDPLQDTKDLSASCDSLTETAEDAPSALGEMSAGNDNVSEATSTPKEKKMGFANMFKKTPKTQQDGEDVKEPERGGLRRRRTIRRKKRVVSFRVKKTLPEIPRLHRPSESSDMTPIMEETFELQELNLSQEKRVEVQPVEMAAYPTEENPLTPEQESDDDLMEWWNTVKGWAEWNETSHFQEGDEHMAMEQAADRVYMAARLFVRLFNRRGASLQHRLLELLAMADAADEFHKKTVQAAVGGGVASVAGSIATITGLILAPFTFGASIIVTAVGIGVATAGSITSATANITDAVHSNMERKKLEKLIQGYQEEITDIRQCLEFVQKTSPSETDLTLLLCSCRPVWTPCRSGTLRSTRRAPPRRP; this is encoded by the exons ATGGAGGCCAGCAGGATCAAACCGGAAGTAAAGAAGAAACCGAAGCCG CCTAAACCGCCCCCGAAGCCTACGGAG GTTAAAAGAAATGATCCGGAGAGATGGGAGAAGCCGACTCCTCTGCTGCCCGAACGGCCGACCGACGCT gaactGTTTCCAACACAATACCGGCTGAAAAGAGCAGAAAACAATGAG GTTAACGGGAACATGATACAAACTCCTCCGGTTCCTCCCAGACCCTCAGAAAAG GAACTTAAAGTTACAAGCAGATACAGCCAACACAAGAgg AGCAAATCCGACGTTCCCAGTGATGAAGCGGACTTCAAACCG AGCGATCAGTCGGTCAACGCTGGAATGTTTGGTCGgagccaaaaagaaaaagcgcCTTCGTTCACT AGTTACATGAGCCAATACGACGAGGACAGAACCGACGATGTCCCGGCCAAACACACTCCTGGCAGCaaaccg ggtgGTCTGAAAGGAGTCATGAAAGGCTGGCAAATCAAGTCGTCACCGAAG GCCAGCAGAGAGCCCAGTCCTGATCCCAGCGCCGAGGAAGCCGGCTCAGAAAAGGAACAACCCGCAGAAAAGAACAAGCGAGACAAGAATGCAGAACCAAAACCG GACATCGGCGGTCTGATTGCCGGAATGTTCCGTAAGACGCCCAAAGAGaagtcgtcgtcgtcgtctcctGCTGTGACG GTCAGCAGGGCAGAGGGTGATCCAGGAGATGACGAGGTACCAGGAGACGATGAG gAAAAGCAAGGCTTCTCCTCTGGCACCCCTAAAACATCCAATAAAACAGATGACACACCTGCTGCACAG GACAATCTCAGTGTTCGAGGTGAGCTTTCCGCCAGCAACGACAGTCTGTCTGAGAACGGCAACAAGAAG GAAAAAGGAGGAATATTCAGCGGCATGTTTAAGAAGATGACAACAGAAGCt gaccaGCTGTCCCTAAATGATGATCTCTCAGACAGCAACGAGGACCTGTCTGAAAACGCCAAG GAGAACGGAGGGTTCTTCAGGGGGATCCTCCGAAAGTCTGCCAAGATTCCTGCAGAGGGAACACCTGAGCAG GATAAACAAACGAAGCCACACGACGAGAACAACGGCACTAAA CAGGAGAAAGGAGGCGCTTTCGGTGGAATATTCAAGAAATCTCCCAAACTGTCTGAGGCCCCCCGACTGGAGGAG GGTGCAGAGTCGCTGCACGGCGAGCTCTCCGCCAGCACGGACAGCCTGTCGGAGAACACG GAGAAAGGAGGCTTGTTCAGCGGACTCCTCAGAAAGAATCCTAAATCCACCGGAGAA GAGAACCTGCCGGCCCAGAAAGCTCTTTCAGGAAGCAGTGACAGTCTGTCTGAAGCCGGCAACACAAAG GAGAAAGGAGGTGCGTTCAGTGGGCTGTTCAAGAAGTCTCCCCGACCTGCAGACGGTCCGCCAACGGAGGAA GAAACGCAAGACGACGAACTCTCGGGCAGCAGCGAAGCGCTCAACGCCAAG GACAAAGGAGGAATATTTAGTGGAATATTCAAGAAATCTCCCAAACCTGCAGAAGCTGCTCGGCCTCAAGAG GACGAGTCTCCTGACGGCGATCGATCGACCAGCACCGAGAACAAACCG GAGAAAGCTGGACGGCTGTTCAGCGGACGCCTCAAGAAGACTCCCAAACCATCTAAGGAAAGGCCCGAGTCCCCG GAGCGAGAAGCCCAGAAGGAGCGAGAAGCCCAGAAGGAGCGAGAAGCCCAGAAGGAGCGAGAAGCCCTTAAGGAGCTCTCGTCCAGCGACGACCAGCTGGCCGAGAGCGCCACCGCCACCACCGTCGCCACTGCCACCACCACCAAG GAGAAAAATATTTTCAGCAACATGTTCAAGAAGCCGCAGAAACCTGCAGAGGACAGCGCAGCAGACGAG GAGCCGGAGCTGAACGCAGACAGACGCTTGTCTGGTAGCTGCGAGAATCTGTCTGACGGCGTCCCGAAG GAGAAGAAAGCTGGCCTGGCGGGTATCTTCAAAAGGTCCGTCAGCATTGACGACCTGTTTGACGAG GAGAAAGGCGGTCTCTTCAGCGGACTGATTAAGAAAACGGCCAAAGCGTCTGCAGACGAGGCTGcagag GACAAAGACGACCACAAGGAGCCGTCGGCCAGCAACGACAATCTGTTTGAAAGCAGCAACGCAAAG GAGAAAAGTATTTTCAGTGGCATGTTTAAAAAGACTCATAAACCAGCAGAGGGCACGACCACCGACGAG GAGTCAAGTGACGACAAGAAGTCATCTGCCAGTCGTGAGAATCTATTAGACGCGCACGCATCAAAG GAGAAGACTGGAGGACTTGCGGGGATCTTCAAGAAGTCTCCTAAACTCACTCCGCGCTCGGCCGCTAATCAG GATCCTCTCCAGGACACCAAGGACTTGTCTGCCAGCTGCGACAGTCTCACAGAAACTGCTGAG GATGCTCCCTCAGCGCTCGGTGAAATGTCAGCCGGCAACGACAACGTCTCCGAAGCTACGAGCACCCCGAAG GAGAAAAAAATGGGGTTCGCTAATATGTTCAAGAAGACGCCCAAAACACAACAg GACGGTGAGGACGTGAAGGAGCCAGAAAGAGGCGGGCTGAGACGCAGGAGGACCATCAGGAGGAAGAAACGa GTTGTGTCATTCAGAGTCAAGAAAACTCTTCCCGAAATACCAAGACTCCATCGACCTTCGGAG AGTTCAGATATGACGCCCATCATGGAGGAGACCTTTGAGCTGCAGGAGCTGAACTTGTCACAG gAGAAACGAGTGGAGGTCCAGCCTGTCGAGATGGCGGCTTATCCCACTGAAGAAAACCCTCTTACTCCAGAgcag gaaaGCGACGATGATTTGATGGAGTGGTGGAACACAGTCAAAG GTTGGGCCGAGTGGAACGAGACCTCACATTTCCAGGAGGGCGACGAGCACAT GGCGATGGAGCAGGCGGCCGACCGCGTCTACATGGCGGCCCGTCTGTTTGTGCGTCTTTTCAACCGGCGGGGGGCGTCCCTGCAGCACCGCCTCCTGGAGCTTTTGGCTATGGCCGACGCCGCGGACGAATTCCACAAAAAGACGGTGCAGGCCGCCGTGGGCGGAGGGGTGGCCAGCGTCGCCGGCAGCATAGCAACGATCACGGGGCTCATCCTGGCGCCTTTCACTTTCGGCGCCTCCATCATCGTCACGGCGGTGGGCATCGGCGTGGCGACGGCGGGCAGCATCACTTCAGCCACGGCCAACATCACCGATGCGGTTCACTCCAACATGGAGCGCAAGAAGCTGGAGAAGCTGATCCAGGGCTACCAGGAGGAGATCACCGACATCAGGCAGTGTTTGGAGTTCGTGCAG